From Plasmodium falciparum 3D7 genome assembly, chromosome: 9, one genomic window encodes:
- a CDS encoding met-10+ like protein, putative: protein MFFKALFLSLYLFFFISYAEIIFCIRIKRNNLYNFQNMTNSLNIKNLDDVKEKVKYEKHTYCLLLDKYKVNKILKNKRAKFWLLDIYKFPSVLKYKEYKNCFLQNDHNDKNNHMLNFIYNNYLKKRNHQNVKNESENGNYNNDHNDHQTCNNMNIFFSNEYLKSLSNFNEEDFRLIPLNDFFNKILLELFYKQREEIIHDDVIYSKNNIKSLSHVFNDNSPEQYRQKEKQQQVGNIIMCNSNSPEQYRQKEKQQQVDNIIMCDENLCETLIKDDEINENDDNKNPLENLCEDFKKDKDDIENIYNMHKLEYIEELFELIKEEDIKFQRVKLEFGYDNMNTSEILRKIFPCINEIIHKFEIIGHIAHLNFCDKLESCKKIIAEIILDKNKSIKTVINKKDILNNTHRTFNIELLAGENNYVTQLKENNIRVKLNYELIYWNSKLKKERDRIYNLVKDNSIIIDVFGGVGIFSLSLSKKSCLCFSNDINEHAYKYMNINISMNKNKNILTYNMDGREFLEKLFNLKIFSKNNNVLTLYINDQNQKNISLDVLNSKNHIITGNGKNKSKNKNENKNENKNENKNENKNENKNENKNENKNENKKDIQNNNMCEKENNISDRKCPYIHNNNNQRNITCDNNNNNNNMNVSGNNSIHQYTDMYEHKFKYQKIGEENMDNSKNEENHKIDINLNIYEDIHILMNLPQTALEFLNVFKKYKKEKNDELRNVFIHCYYFAKPEFFYEHAEKNILLHFNQLPKDIKITEIRKVSPSKLMYVVEFNLKDLL from the exons ATGTTTTTTAAAGCCCTTTTTCTCTcactatatttatttttctttatttcttatgctgaaataatattttgcataagaataaaaaggaataatttatataattttcaaaaCATGACAAATTCTTTAAATATCAAAAATTTAGATGATGTGAAGGAAAAGGTTAAATATGAGAAACATACGTACTGCCTATTactagataaatataaagtaaataaaatattaaaaaacaaaagagCTAAATTCTGGCTTTTAGATATTTACAAATTTCCTTccgttttaaaatataaagaatataaaaattgttttctgcaaaatgatcataatgataaaaataatcatatgctaaattttatttataataactacttgaaaaaaagaaatcacCAAAATGTTAAGAATGAAAGTGAGAATgggaattataataatgatcataatGATCATCAAACGTGtaacaatatgaatatatttttttctaatgaATACCTTAAAAGTCTATCAAACTTTAATGAAGAAGATTTTAGACTAATTCCGCTCAAcgatttttttaataaaatattacttGAACTCTTTTATAAACAAAGGGAGGAAATCATACATGATGATGTGATTTATtccaaaaataatattaaatcattGTCTCATGTGTTTAATGACAATTCACCTGAACAGTACAGGCAAAAAGAGAAACAACAACAAGTTGGTAATATTATCATGTGTAATAGCAATTCACCTGAACAGTACAGGCAAAAAGAGAAACAGCAACAAgttgataatataataatgtgtgATGAGAACTTATGTGAAACTTTGATAAAAGACGacgaaataaatgaaaatgatgataataagaaTCCTTTGGAGAATTTGTGTGAGGATTTTAAGAAGGATAAAGATGacatagaaaatatatataatatgcacAAGTTAGAATATATAGAAGAATTATTTGAATTGATAAAAGAAGAGGATATAAAATTTCAGAGAGTAAAATTAGAATTTGgttatgataatatgaacacATCAGAAATTTTGAGGAAGATATTTCCAtgtataaatgaaataatacaCAAGTTTGAAATAATAGGTCATATAGCACATTTAAATTTTTGTGATAAATTAGAGTcttgtaaaaaaataatagctGAAATAATACTAGATAAGAATAAGAGTATAAAAACAgtgataaataaaaaggacaTATTGAATAATACTCATAGAACATTTAATATTGAACTTTTAGCGGGTGAGAACAATTATGTTACTCAATTAAAAGAGAATAATATAAgagtaaaattaaattatgaattaatatattggaattcaaaattaaaaaaggaacGAGatcgtatatataatttggtAAAAGACAATTCTATAATAATAGATGTTTTTGGTGGTGTTGGTATATTTAGTTTATCATTAAGTAAAAAAAGTTGTTTATGTTTTTCTAATGATATTAATGAACatgcatataaatatatgaatataaatatttcaatgaataaaaataaaaatatattaacctATAACATGGATGGTCGTGAATTTctagaaaaattatttaatttaaaaattttctcaaaaaataataacgttttaacattatatataaatgaccaaaatcaaaaaaatatatccctTGATGTTTTGAATAGTAAAAACCATATTATCACTGGAAatggtaaaaataaaagtaaaaataaaaatgaaaataaaaatgaaaataaaaatgaaaataaaaatgaaaataaaaatgaaaataaaaatgaaaataaaaatgaaaataaaaatgaaaataaaaaagatattcaaaataataatatgtgtgaaaaagaaaataatatatctgaTAGAAAATGTCCCTacattcataataataataatcaaagaaatattacatgtgataataataacaataataataatatgaatgttaGTGGTAATAATAGTATTCATCAATACACTGATATGTACGAACACAAATTCAAATATCAAAAGATAGGAGAAGAAAATATGGACAAttcaaaaaatgaagaaaatcaTAAAATAGATATAAACTTAAACATTTATGAAGATATACACATATTAATGAATTTACCTCAAACAGCTTTGGAATTTCTTAAtgttttcaaaaaatataaaaaagaaaaaaatgatgaactAAGAAATGTGTTCAttcattgttattattttgcTAAACCtgaatttttttatgaacatgcagaaaaaaatatattgctCCACTTTAACCAACTTCCAAAGGATATTAAAATTACAGAG ATAAGAAAAGTTTCACCCAGTAAATTAATGTATGTTGTAGAATTTAATTTAAAggatttattataa
- a CDS encoding protease, putative encodes MIIKFFFFSILFLLYANCYNTIKKIRIVKNYVKIINKNKSDWCIRKYKKIYNYNKIKVNLSSEYNSVNNKTNEQNNISKHIKELYIKNYIKIKNSFIHIKNILKNIKENLFQVTLKKQIIISVAFFFLHFYLLSEHFLILFPYQLIPNHSNILMSLDINNTLFLLTTLYFLKDIKTNFQTFRNKLKLNRFVLELQENKRKNILSISVLLIASYILSGYASIYTEKVLSILKLANITFNENIIKSLQILAGHFIWVFCSYLTFRNLLYPYFKNNKSNLNFRYTDRWCFKVIYGYLFSHFIFNIVDIFNNFILNYFTSDDIYSDNSIDEIVHEKEFFSTFLCIISPCFSAPFFEEFIYRFFVLKSLNLFMNINYAVTFSSLFFAIHHLNIFNLIPLFFLSFFWSYIYIYTDNILVTMLIHSFWNIYVFLTSLYN; translated from the exons atgattataaaattttttttttttagtatcCTTTTCTTGTTATACGCAAATTGTTATAATactataaagaaaataagaattgtcaaaaattatgttaaaataattaataaaaataaatcagaTTGGTGtattagaaaatataaaaaaatctacaattataacaaaattaaGGTGAATTTATCTAGTGAATATAATtctgtaaataataaaacgaatgaacaaaataatattagtaaACACATTAAAgaattgtatataaaaaattatataaagattAAAAATagttttatacatataaaaaacattttaaagaatataaaagaaaatttatttcaagtaacattaaaaaaacaaatcatTATATCTGTagcttttttctttttacatttttatttactctctgaacattttttaattttatttccaTATCAACTAATACCTAATCattcaaatattttaatgagcttagatataaacaatacactttttcttttaaccacactttattttttaaaagacaTAAAAACAAACTTTCAAACATTtagaaataaattaaaattaaatagatTTGTACTAGAGCTACAGGAAAACaagagaaaaaatattttgtctATATCGGTCTTATTAATTGCTTCATACATTTTATCAG gATATGCCTCAATATATACGGAAAAAGTGTTAAGCATCTTAAAGCTGGCGAATATTACctttaatgaaaatattataaaatcactacag aTTTTGGCAGGGCATTTTATTTGGGTATTTTGTAGTTATCTTACTTTTCGCAATTTATTATACCCTTATTTTAAGAATAACAAGAGCAATTTAAATTTTCGATATACAGACAGATGGTGTTTTAAAGTGATATATGGATATTTATTTTCCcactttatatttaatatagtagatatctttaataatttcattttaaattattttacaagtgatgatatatattctgATAACAGCATAGATGAAATTGTACATGAGAAAGAATTTTTTTCGACATTTCTATGTATTATAAGTCCATGTTTCAGTGCTCCATTTTTTGAAGAATTTATTTATCGATTTTTTGTTCTTAAAagtttaaatttatttatgaatattaatTATGCTGTTACTTTCTCATCGTTATTTTTTGCTATACATcatcttaatatatttaatttaatacccttattttttttatcttttttttggtcatatatatatatatatacagatAATATTCTTGTCACAATGTTAATACATTCCTTTTggaatatttatgtttttttaacGTCACTGtacaattaa
- a CDS encoding pseudouridylate synthase, putative has protein sequence MFYFLIIFILLTSLLNKCFKIMKIVIPQTSGLNIVDKKFEPKYFVKNKLRFVSPYVYTYKLFSKKRWVGKKIADVMTSEFCAYDMNYFIESIKKGYVKVNKQMVSTDYIIQSNDFIEHKLLLFEKPVLCNKIIILYEDQNFICVYKHSSLPTHPVGSYQYNSLLRILQNYISTSQKIKQDEHDQVIAQNEKENYNQDVSQDVSQDVSQDINRDISRDVSQDVSQDINRDIRQDINQDISQDISQDISQDMNQSTNTNTNTNTNTKPVKVEEQSEHVIKINFNFKKENFGFMLDDIKENPSCDDKKIKIKNDHISNCTNNNDNYNDKHFTYDDDKEQTYYHKNVTQNINDPHRKDEILNISQEKKKRRKIKQANIINNEQINNMEIEKKQNENIVDTLNVLINCRQKSMNQINHDKEYNADHINKCKQIYEQNEQNVENVENVKNLQNEQNVQNEQNVQNEQNVQNVQNEQNVQNEQNVQNIHNIHNIHNVPKYNSYNNHFDKDLKTQDKSYIYTLHRLDKLTSGIVFFGKNKKFSTYFSQNLSDNKIKKTYITRVQGDFRKLINKLLHSNNIIKRVNGQDNNLDNIINNYCNSMKNNDNLKFNKYDEENLFENDIFLYENNYEKNNHDKETCGHMKEKNMFNKLIQLVKNKKEELDNYFDMNKFDITYDINNDKYGDINNDKYGDNHNNEDMNNLHIYHKYFIIDFGYIYCENKKLLKYVFTKYTKENGLQFNDYLLKPSITKFMFLSYNSSIDESLILCQPITGRTHQIRAHLKSLSYPISNDAHYNKTFEQEYIHKSNYLYFDERTRREHIQMNEQTNNVLQNNNTNHGKNNKTFNNDKELFEHETTKNHSYNQKTPCEKYNYFPLIPFINTSFNWLYDQNINLNQEYNEKDMNKYFFKNINNVSYHSSGIFLHSFRYTWTNIFDVFTLLPKWCQAFYLPQTLIAFLLYGDLS, from the coding sequence atgttttatttcctgataattttcatattattaaccagtttattaaataaatgttttaaaataatgaagatagtAATTCCTCAAACGAGCGGTTTAAATATTGTTGATAAAAAGTTCGAACCtaaatattttgttaaaaataaattgagATTTGTTTCTCcttatgtatatacatataaattattttcgaAAAAACGATGGGTAGGGAAAAAAATTGCTGATGTTATGACATCTGAATTTTGTGCTTATGatatgaattattttatagaatccataaaaaaaggatatgTAAAAGTAAATAAACAAATGGTTTCTACtgattatataattcaaagTAATGATTTTATAgaacataaattattattatttgaaaaacCAGTTCtttgtaataaaattattattctttatgAAGatcaaaattttatatgtgtTTATAAACACTCTAGTTTGCCTACACATCCGGTGGGTTCTTATCAATATAATTCCCTCTTACgtattttacaaaattatataagtaCTTCTCAAAAGATTAAACAGGACGAACATGATCAGGTAATCGCACAAaacgaaaaagaaaattacaATCAAGATGTAAGTCAAGATGTAAGTCAAGATGTAAGTCAAGATATAAATCGAGATATAAGTCGAGATGTAAGTCAAGATGTAAGTCAAGATATAAATCGAGATATACGTCAAGATATAAATCAAGATATAAGTCAAGATATAAGTCAAGATATAAGTCAAGATATGAATCAAAGTACAAACACAAATACAAACACAAATACAAACACAAAACCTGTAAAGGTCGAAGAACAAAGCGAACATGTGATAAAAatcaattttaattttaaaaaggaaaattttGGTTTCATGCTAGACgatattaaagaaaatcCCTCatgtgatgataaaaaaataaaaataaaaaatgatcacATAAGTAAttgtacaaataataatgataattataatgataaacatTTTAcctatgatgatgataaggAACAAACATATTACCACAAAAATGTtacacaaaatataaatgatccACATAGAAAAGATGAGATTCTAAATATAtcacaagaaaaaaaaaaaagaagaaaaattaaacaagcaaatattataaataatgaacaaattaataatatggaaatagaaaaaaaacaaaatgaaaatatcgTCGATACGTTAAATGTTTTAATTAACTGTAGGCAAAAAAGTATGAACCAAATTAATCAtgataaagaatataatgctgatcatataaataaatgtaagcAAATATATGAgcaaaatgaacaaaatgtagaaaatgtagaaaatgtaaaaaatttacaaaatgaacaaaatgtacaaaatgaacaaaatgtacaaaatgaacaaaatgtacaaaatgtacaaaatgaacaaaatgtacaaaatgaacaaaatgtacaaaatattcataatattcataatattcataatgtTCCAAAATACAATTCTTATAATAACCATTTCGATAAAGATTTAAAAACACAAGACAAATCATATATCTATACCCTTCACCGATTAGATAAGCTAACATCAGGTATTGTATTCTtcggaaaaaataaaaaattctcCACCTATTTTTCCCAAAATCTTTcggataataaaataaaaaaaacatatattacaaGAGTACAAGGAGATTTTAGAAAATTAATCAATAAATTGTTACattctaataatattattaaaagggTAAACGGTCAAGATAATAATTTAgacaatattattaataattattgtaatagcatgaaaaataatgacaatcttaaatttaataaatatgatgaagaGAACTTATTTGAAAATGATATCTTcctttatgaaaataattatgaaaaaaataatcatgaCAAAGAAACATGTGGTCacatgaaagaaaaaaatatgtttaataaattaatacaacttgtaaaaaataaaaaagaggagttggataattattttgatatgaataaatttGACATtacatatgatataaataatgataaatatggcgatataaataatgataaatatggtgataatcataataatgaagatatgaacaatctacatatatatcataaatattttatcatagattttggttatatatattgtgagaataaaaaattattaaaatacgTTTTTACGaaatatacaaaagaaaATGGTCTTCAATTTaatgattatttattaaaaccaAGTATAACGAAATTTATGTTCTTATCATATAATTCGTCCATTGATGAATCCTTAATTTTATGTCAGCCGATAACAGGAAGAACACATCAAATAAGAGCTCATCTCAAAAGTTTATCATATCCCATATCAAATGATGCTCATTACAATAAAACATTTGAACAAGAATATATTCACAAatcaaattatttatattttgatgaaCGTACCAGAAGAGAACATATACAAATGAATGAACAAACAAATAATGTcctacaaaataataatactaatcatggtaaaaataataaaacatttaataatgataaagaatTATTTGAACATGAAACTACCAAAAACCATTCATATAATCAAAAAACACCttgtgaaaaatataattattttcctcTCATTCCGTTTATTAATACATCTTTCAATTGGCTATATGatcaaaatattaatttaaatcaagaatataatgaaaaagatatGAACAagtattttttcaaaaatattaataatgtctCTTATCATAGTTCGGGGATATTCTTACATTCATTCAGATACACATGGACAAATATTTTTGATGTTTTTACCCTTCTTCCAAAATGGTGTCAAGCTTTTTACCTTCCACAAACATTAATAGCTTTCTTATTATACGGAGATTTgtcataa
- a CDS encoding arginine--tRNA ligase, putative has translation MLNFLILILLFYILFFDECEVLRNISYNHKTQNKKKGFLFLTPLLLNKKRFEGRTYVKKNNINSNYTYRYYDFIKNGKGSIRPFIYKSNKRRVHKLYVYNKSEKKDDTYHDIINNHINIISERIVGDEHNFILPNYCLIERNKFYQDYDYQTSILIYLENYLRSKHVTFHDIMKTKNMCDDKCVDIRNYVISYLQNECSDIIDNLHISENGILNIRINTNSLMEKIRNFYNMNILKSNNEKEINKKKKDIVLLDFCSVNMCKHIHMGHLKSIFLGYSLSNLFHFCNYQIKNRSHIGDWNLNIALVITFIIIFSNIHINKEERGQQVLSNINSLSNKENEYNYKETNNNKFFVNTYNYNDNIKKNENNKPIIDVEQKQIINKQTEDFITQYVKVLNNINEQTYEQNYNILDTKKCLNIKLDALEFSYKLAKRLYLKSDLFKKFCKKTLSLMYKNDEKIMTVWNIICNITKKENEPVLKRFKIKRLVEKGEHYYVKYASKIINMMINKKIIFNLNNKLCVLLKPKDMEKMCTSKNYKNKENILKSNDIYYDIIQPDDSLYEYIKKNDISYLKKYYTILTFKNDVAYTYAAIDLAAIYYRVTYEHVNKIIYVVDENQKNHFAQVFSIAKYLNLIKPYVECICINYGYILNQDKKKIKTQNFSNNIFVKDFFIKYKQNVENFNDGLIHLHNKNYFINNKYCTTKFYDQLFFSSTIYSYISIKNSKRQPVNNLIQNMNREYLYIIDTYNITLYILNMFKNNNNNNNNQISDFSFLFSNKEFQPEQNVKNLLLDIIKFNYIIQKCAHDFSIEKLCSYIYKLSQKMHTLYYNNNIFKNIIQNIPSKKKHKNIHVSTSNQNYQSNSLLNEKNSKHSHLNEKEINYTILSNYIHNNPNLYSCNIQSTTSEQQIRRVNNLMDNRILELIIMQSYIYILSKSFKILNLDLVKFH, from the exons ATGCTTAATTTTCTTATCCTCATTTTGCtcttttacattttattttttgatgaATGTGAAGTGTTGAGaaatatatcttataatcataaaacacaaaataagaaaaaaggatttttatttttgacaCCTTTgttattaaacaaaaaaaggtTTGAGGGAAGGACATATGTGAAAAAGAATAACATAAATAGTAATTATACTTATCGTTATTATGATTTTATCAAGAATGGTAAGGGAAGTATTCGTccgtttatatataaatctaaTAAAAGGAGAGTACATAaactatatgtatataataaatccgAAAAAAAGGATGATACATATCAtgacataataaataatcatataaatattatatctgAAAGAATAGTAGGAGATGAAcacaattttatattaccTAATTATTGTTTAATAGAAAGGAACAAGTTTTATCAAGATTATGATTATCAAACgagtatattaatatatttggaAAATTACTTAAGGAGTAAACATGTTACATTTCATGATATTATGAAAACTAAAAACATGTGTGATGATAAATGTGTTGATATCAGAAATTATGTTATATCTTATCTACAGAATGAATGCTCAGATATCATAGACAATCTACATATATCAGAAAAtggtatattaaatataagaataaatacaaattctttaatggaaaaaataagaaatttttataatatgaatattttaaaaagtaataatgaaaaagaaataaataaaaagaaaaaagatattgttttattagaTTTCTGTAGTGTAAATATGTGTAAACATATTCATATGGGTCATTTGAAATCTATATTTCTTGGTTATTCCTTAAgtaatttatttcatttttgtaaTTATCAAATCAAAAATAGAAGTCATATAGGTGACTGGAATCTTAACATAGCCCTAGTcattacatttattattattttctcaAATATTCACATCAACAAAGAAGAAAGAGGACAACAAGTTTTATCAAATATAAATTCCTTAagtaataaagaaaatgaatataattataaagaaacaaataataataaattctttgtaaatacatataattataatgataatataaaaaaaaacgaaaataataaacCAATTATTGATGTAgaacaaaaacaaataataaataaacaaactgAAGATTTCATTACACAATATGTAAaagtattaaataatataaatgaacagacttatgaacaaaattataatatattggatacgaaaaaatgtttaaatataaaattagatGCTCTCGAATTCTCGTATAAATTAGCCAAACGTCTTTATCTCAAATCTGATCTCTTCAAAAAATTTTGCAAAAAGACTTTATCATTAATGTATAAGAACgatgaaaaaattatgacCGTGtggaatattatatgtaacatTACTAAAAAG gAAAATGAACCAGTGCTGAAAAggtttaaaattaaaagactTGTGGAAAAAGGAGAACACTATTATGTGAAATATGCTTCTAAAATAATcaatatgatgataaataaaaaaatcatttttaatttaaacaATAAATTATGTGTACTTTTAAAACCAAAAGATATGGAAAAAATGTGTActtcaaaaaattataaaaataaagaaaatattttgaagagcaatgatatatattacgATATAATTCAACCTGATGATTCCttgtatgaatatataaaaaaaaatgatatatcatatttaaaaaaatattatactatattaacttttaaaaatgatGTTGCTTATACCTATGCAGCAATAGACCTTGCggctatatattatagagtGACATATGAAcatgttaataaaataatttatgttgTCGACGAAAATCAGAAAAATCATTTTGCACAAGTCTTTTCTATTgctaaatatttaaatttaataaaaccaTACGTAGAATGTATCTGTATTAATTAtggttatatattaaatcaagataaaaaaaaaattaaaacacaAAACTTctcaaataatatttttgtaaaagacttttttattaaatataaacaaaatgtaGAAAATTTCAATGATGGGCTTATCcatttacataataaaaattattttattaacaatAAATATTGTACTACCAAATTTTATGATCAACTATTCTTTTCATCAacaatttattcatatataagcATAAAAAATAGCAAAAGACAACCTGTTAATAATCTTATACAAAATATGAATAGAGaatatctttatattattgatACATACAATattactttatatattttaaacatgtttaaaaataataataataataataataatcaaatatctgatttttcatttttattttctaataaaGAATTTCAACCAGaacaaaatgtaaaaaatcttttattagatattataaaatttaattatatcattCAAAAATGTGCACATGATTTTTCTATAGAAAAATTATGTtcatacatttataaattatcacAAAAAATGCACActctttattataataataatatttttaaaaatattatacaaaacattccttccaaaaaaaaacacaaaaatatacatgtatCCACAAGTAATCAAAATTATCAAAGtaattctttattaaatgaaaagaacTCCAAACATTCTCAtctaaatgaaaaagaaataaactATACAATTCTCTcgaattatattcataataatccTAATTTGTATTCATGCAATATTCAAAGCACAACTTCTGAACAACAAATTCGTCGTGTAAATAATCTTATGGATAACAGAATACTCGAATTAATCATTATGCAAtcctatatttatatactatCCAAaagttttaaaatattaaacctTGATTTGGTTAAATTCCATTGA
- a CDS encoding phospholipid or glycerol acyltransferase, putative → MIRKLEYHIISYIIFALHVKLFMHTVFYAEWVWDLFHIYFCTIIVYVNILLIYGIRIYFGLKKLDLKYFPLEKIASCTNYKNKKNIHPYAAFERLDLINMKFMNLFYGIIFVATWKIAFIFFLSLMNLMVSLLIYPFLKGKSDNLESSILFLYLKFLKLVCRLAIWVFGVNKIENNYLCDNEWPKNIVSNHISAVDPLFFISEHACSFVAKKSLSKDRMVGPSVLALKCVLVYREKSEDRKIALESIKERQLLINAKQNNYPSFVIFSEGTTSNGLQIIEQKKGAFNSLLPITPVLLIYDYDFYNPSYDIIPFTWWIFLSSSNYQGSTLRTYWLPKVYPPDKAQYPDLTDEERINIFHDEVSKIMFNHMKKYNPRAPKDVDDYNDWPGSLRFKLEYFQNALGNVATKHLNKEKNLSEK, encoded by the exons atgatcAGGAAGCTGGAGTATCATATTATTtcctatataatatttgctCTTCATGTGAAGTTATTTATGCATACTGTATTTTATGCAGAATGGGTTTGGGatctttttcatatatatttttgtacaaTTATtgtatatgttaatatactTCTTATATATGGAATACGTATATATTTCGgcttaaaaaaattagatttaaaatatttcccCCTAGAAAAAATAGCATCTTGTAcaaattataagaataaaaaaaatatccatCCTTATGCAGCCTTCGAACGTTTAGATTTGATAAACATGAAATTTATGAACTTGTTTTATGGAATAATCTTTGTG gCAACGTGGAAAATagctttcatttttttcttatcattGATGAATCTAATGGTTTCTC TGCTGATATACCCCTTTTTGAAGGGCAAATCGGATAATTTGGAGAGCtcgattttatttttatatcttaaatttttaaaacttGTGTGCAGATTAGCTATATGGGTCTTTGGTGTGAATAAAATCGAAAACAACTATCTTTGTGATAATGAATGGCCCAAGAACATTGTATCGAATCATATATCTGCCGTAGatcctcttttttttataagtgAACATGCATGTAGTTTTGTGGCAAAAAAATCGTTAAGTAAAGACCGTATGGTTGGTCCGAGTGTTTTAGCTTTAAAATGTGTACTTGTATATAGAGAAAAATCAGAAGATAGAAAAATTGCATTAGAAAGTATAAAAGAAAGgcaattattaattaatgcTAAACAAAACAATTATCCAtcatttgtaatattttcaGAAGGTACAACATCTAACGGTTTACAAATtattgaacaaaaaaaaggagCATTCAATTCTTTATTACCTATAACACCTGTCTTgttaatatatgattatgATTTTTACAATCCATCGTATGATATAATACCTTTCACATGGTGGATTTTTCTTTCATCATCAAat tATCAAGGAAGTACATTACGCACATACTGGTTGCCAAAAGTATACCCCCCCGATAAAGCTCAATATCCAGACTTAACAGATGAGGAgagaataaatatttttcatgaTGAAGTATCAAAAATCATGTTCaatcatatgaaaaaatataatcctAGAGCTCCAAAAGATGTGGATGATTATAATGACTGGCCTGGGTCCCTAAGATTTAAATTGGAGTATTTTCAAAATGCCTTAGGTAATGTGGCAACCAAacatttaaataaagaaaaaaacttaagtgaaaaataa